In one window of Terriglobia bacterium DNA:
- a CDS encoding response regulator, which yields MAHILLVDDDEDLIEINKMVLARRGHTVTVAYSAEEARQRAQANPPDAAVLDIVMEDIAVGFDLARHLHEQYPQLQIIVLTGIRREMRPGFDLEPMERGLAGVKFLEKPVKPRVLVDEVEKLLAAKQAV from the coding sequence ATGGCACACATACTGTTGGTGGATGACGACGAGGACCTGATTGAAATAAACAAAATGGTGCTGGCGCGGCGAGGCCACACGGTGACGGTCGCCTACTCCGCGGAGGAGGCCCGTCAGCGTGCCCAGGCGAACCCTCCGGATGCCGCCGTGTTGGACATCGTGATGGAAGACATCGCCGTCGGGTTCGACCTGGCCCGCCACCTCCATGAGCAATACCCGCAGCTTCAAATCATCGTGCTCACCGGCATCCGCCGTGAGATGCGCCCCGGTTTTGATCTCGAACCGATGGAGCGGGGGCTGGCGGGAGTGAAGTTCCTGGAGAAGCCGGTGAAGCCGCGTGTGCTCGTCGATGAAGTGGAAAAGCTGCTGGCCGCGAAGCAGGCGGTCTAG
- a CDS encoding response regulator yields the protein MPALSSKENKVDVLHILVVDDEFGMRQGAERALRELSLDFPDINGEVRFATRAAANGKELEERLASGQVDILLLDHKLPDTTGLEILERLRKRSLDLLIIMITAYASLETAVAATRSGAFDFLAKPFTPEELRGAVRKAARHLILQRKARRLAEEKRQVRFQFISVLAHEMKAPLAAIEGYLQMIRERAVGENLESYDRMLDRCLLRTDGMRKLIADLLDLTAIESGQRKRNLATVALGEVARQAVENAKVEAQQRDIRIEVEVPDGLTLDADRTEMDIIFNNLISNAVKYNRDHGRVKVTAGTVAEMVRLQVEDTGIGMTGEESKRLFNDFGRIKNEKTRHILGSGLGLSTVKKLVTFYGGEIVVKSQPDAGSTFTVTLRRKP from the coding sequence ATGCCCGCGCTGTCGAGCAAAGAGAACAAAGTGGATGTGCTGCACATCCTCGTCGTGGATGATGAGTTCGGTATGCGTCAAGGCGCCGAGCGGGCCTTGCGCGAGCTCAGTCTGGACTTCCCGGACATCAACGGGGAGGTCCGGTTTGCCACCCGGGCGGCAGCCAACGGCAAGGAACTGGAAGAAAGACTGGCTTCCGGGCAGGTCGATATTCTGCTCCTCGATCACAAGTTGCCGGACACGACCGGACTGGAGATCCTGGAGCGGCTCCGCAAACGATCGCTCGACCTGTTGATCATCATGATCACCGCTTATGCTTCCCTGGAAACAGCAGTCGCCGCTACGCGAAGCGGCGCCTTCGACTTCCTGGCCAAGCCGTTTACCCCTGAAGAGCTGCGAGGCGCGGTTCGCAAAGCCGCCCGCCACCTCATCCTTCAACGCAAGGCCCGGCGGCTGGCTGAAGAAAAGCGGCAGGTGCGGTTCCAGTTCATCTCGGTGTTGGCCCATGAAATGAAGGCTCCGCTCGCTGCTATCGAGGGATACCTCCAGATGATTCGCGAACGCGCGGTCGGAGAGAATCTTGAATCCTATGATCGAATGCTGGATCGCTGCCTCCTGCGGACCGACGGGATGCGTAAGCTGATTGCCGATTTGCTGGACCTCACCGCGATCGAATCCGGGCAAAGGAAACGAAACCTGGCCACCGTGGCGCTTGGCGAAGTCGCCCGCCAAGCGGTGGAGAATGCCAAGGTCGAGGCGCAGCAACGGGATATCCGGATCGAGGTGGAAGTGCCGGACGGACTCACTCTCGACGCAGACCGAACAGAAATGGATATCATCTTCAACAACCTTATCTCCAACGCGGTCAAATACAACCGCGACCACGGACGTGTCAAGGTAACGGCCGGCACGGTCGCAGAGATGGTTCGCCTCCAAGTCGAAGACACCGGGATCGGAATGACCGGGGAAGAGAGCAAGCGCCTGTTCAATGATTTTGGGCGGATCAAGAATGAAAAGACGCGCCACATCCTGGGAAGCGGACTGGGTCTTTCCACCGTCAAGAAACTCGTCACATTCTATGGAGGCGAAATCGTCGTTAAAAGCCAGCCCGACGCGGGCAGCACCTTCACCGTGACGCTGCGGCGCAAACCTTAG
- the hydF gene encoding [FeFe] hydrogenase H-cluster maturation GTPase HydF, which produces MKDTPKGMRLHIGLFGRRNVGKSSLLNALTRQHVSIVSDVPGTTTDPVEKPMELLPLGPVLFIDTAGIDDVGALGKMRAERTHLVFERTDLGILVAEEDRWGKFEESILEELSTRRVPVIVVFNKTDIAVPRPDVLHQLRSRKVPSIETVATQEKGLLALREALIRFAPEDFINMPGVLGDLIPPGELVVLVVPIDLEAPRGRLILPQVQAIRDVLDNDSYCMVVKERELRDALDRLKRPPALVVTDSQVFLKVAADTPVEVPLTSFSILFARLRGDLDEFVRGVKSVDRLRNGDRILVLEACTHHPIGEDIGRVKIPRWLRQYTGLDLEFEHLQGHDFPHDLSPYRMVVHCGSCMLNRREVMSRILRCREAGVPITNYGVAITYSLGALDRALSPFPAYRNLPVYS; this is translated from the coding sequence ATGAAAGATACGCCCAAAGGAATGCGCCTTCATATTGGCTTGTTCGGCCGGAGAAACGTCGGCAAGTCCTCGCTCCTCAACGCCCTCACCCGTCAGCATGTTTCCATCGTTTCCGACGTGCCCGGCACAACCACTGATCCAGTTGAAAAGCCGATGGAGCTTCTTCCGCTTGGGCCGGTATTGTTCATCGACACCGCCGGCATCGACGACGTTGGCGCGCTGGGGAAGATGCGCGCCGAGCGAACGCACCTTGTTTTTGAACGAACAGATTTGGGGATTCTGGTCGCTGAGGAAGACCGTTGGGGGAAATTTGAAGAGAGTATCCTGGAGGAGTTGTCCACCCGGCGGGTTCCCGTCATTGTAGTGTTCAACAAAACCGATATCGCTGTGCCGCGCCCTGACGTTCTCCATCAGCTTCGTTCCCGCAAGGTGCCTTCCATCGAGACTGTAGCAACGCAGGAAAAAGGGTTGCTGGCTCTGCGGGAAGCGTTGATCCGGTTTGCCCCCGAGGATTTCATCAACATGCCGGGGGTTCTCGGTGACCTGATTCCACCCGGTGAGTTGGTGGTGCTGGTGGTGCCGATTGACCTGGAAGCGCCGCGTGGAAGACTCATTCTTCCGCAGGTCCAGGCCATCCGCGATGTGCTCGACAACGATTCCTACTGCATGGTGGTGAAAGAGCGGGAACTTCGCGACGCGTTGGACCGTCTCAAGCGGCCGCCGGCCCTCGTGGTGACCGACTCTCAGGTCTTCTTGAAGGTGGCCGCCGACACGCCCGTCGAGGTGCCGCTGACCTCCTTTTCCATTCTGTTCGCACGGCTGAGGGGAGACCTGGATGAGTTCGTGCGGGGTGTCAAGTCCGTCGACCGGCTCCGCAACGGCGATCGCATTCTCGTTCTGGAAGCCTGCACCCATCATCCTATAGGCGAGGACATCGGACGAGTCAAGATTCCCCGGTGGCTCCGCCAATACACCGGCTTGGATCTGGAGTTTGAACATCTTCAAGGTCACGATTTTCCGCACGACTTGAGTCCCTACCGGATGGTCGTTCACTGCGGCTCCTGCATGCTGAACCGGCGCGAAGTAATGTCGCGGATTCTGCGTTGTCGCGAAGCCGGCGTTCCAATCACCAACTACGGCGTGGCCATCACCTATTCCCTGGGCGCCCTCGACCGCGCGCTCTCCCCGTTCCCTGCTTACCGGAATTTGCCTGTCTATTCTTAG
- a CDS encoding response regulator, translating into MNAKKRILVVDDDPDTLEQVTAILSAAGYEIVAAEGRVAAEEAMLKARPDLAIFDLMMEEKDSGFVLSYQIKKLYPDTPVIMLTSVTGATGLSFATQYSEAQSWTKVDKMLDKPVRSEQLQAEVRRLLHEVDVEEFSTHP; encoded by the coding sequence ATGAATGCCAAGAAAAGAATCCTCGTGGTGGACGATGATCCGGACACCCTTGAACAGGTCACAGCGATCCTCTCTGCCGCGGGTTACGAAATCGTGGCGGCGGAGGGTCGCGTGGCAGCGGAGGAAGCCATGCTGAAGGCCCGGCCCGACCTCGCCATTTTCGATCTGATGATGGAAGAGAAGGATTCCGGGTTCGTCCTCAGCTACCAGATCAAGAAGCTCTACCCGGACACCCCGGTCATCATGCTGACCTCGGTCACGGGAGCCACGGGACTGTCGTTCGCCACCCAGTACTCGGAGGCCCAGTCCTGGACCAAAGTGGACAAGATGCTGGACAAGCCGGTCCGCTCCGAACAATTGCAGGCGGAAGTCCGGCGCCTGCTCCATGAGGTCGACGTGGAGGAGTTTTCCACCCATCCCTAA
- the hydE gene encoding [FeFe] hydrogenase H-cluster radical SAM maturase HydE, producing the protein MNRDEILHWLHEQDPAQLQILWARADSSRQEHVGDAVHLRGLIEFSNYCRSRCHYCGMRADRRSLERYRMTAPEILASARDAVARGYGAIVMQSGEDPGLDAEWLAQIIETIKRETPLAVTLSCGERSHDELARWRKAGADRYFLRFETSSKTLWKSIHPPLTKDSPHRLEILRGIKELGYETGSGIMVGIPGQTWASLVEDIEWFRRLDLDMIGSGPFIPHGETPLGQTSRRAPQHVISDQVPDTELMTYKVMALTRLACPRANIPTTTALATLNREHGSKLGLERGANVMMVNLTPPRYRAFYEIYPAKACIGELPQDQNHRVSTLLASLGRYAGGGPGTSPNFQLQRSAEARAVTRS; encoded by the coding sequence ATGAATCGCGACGAAATACTCCATTGGCTGCACGAACAGGATCCGGCCCAGCTGCAAATCCTCTGGGCCCGAGCCGATTCGTCGCGCCAGGAGCATGTCGGCGATGCGGTCCATCTTCGCGGACTGATCGAGTTCTCGAACTACTGCCGGAGCCGCTGCCATTATTGCGGGATGCGGGCGGATCGTCGTTCGCTCGAGCGATACCGGATGACCGCACCCGAAATCCTCGCGTCGGCCCGTGATGCGGTCGCGCGCGGATACGGGGCCATTGTGATGCAGTCGGGCGAGGACCCCGGCCTGGATGCAGAATGGCTGGCTCAAATCATCGAAACCATCAAACGCGAGACCCCGCTGGCGGTCACGTTGAGTTGTGGGGAACGATCGCACGACGAACTGGCGCGCTGGCGGAAGGCCGGGGCAGACCGCTATTTTCTCCGCTTCGAGACTTCGTCGAAAACCCTGTGGAAGTCCATTCATCCACCCCTGACCAAGGATTCGCCACACCGGTTGGAGATTCTGAGAGGGATCAAAGAGCTCGGCTACGAAACCGGGAGCGGCATCATGGTGGGAATTCCCGGACAGACATGGGCCTCCCTGGTCGAAGACATTGAGTGGTTTAGACGACTGGATCTGGACATGATCGGCAGCGGACCTTTCATTCCACACGGGGAGACTCCTTTGGGGCAAACCTCCCGTCGGGCCCCGCAGCATGTGATCTCCGATCAGGTGCCGGACACAGAACTGATGACATACAAGGTTATGGCCCTCACGCGCCTCGCTTGCCCGCGCGCCAACATTCCCACGACCACCGCCCTGGCCACCCTCAATCGCGAGCACGGATCGAAGCTTGGCCTCGAACGCGGAGCCAACGTGATGATGGTCAATCTCACGCCGCCCCGCTATCGCGCCTTTTATGAGATCTATCCTGCCAAGGCTTGCATCGGGGAGTTGCCTCAAGACCAGAACCATCGGGTGTCAACCCTGCTGGCGAGTCTGGGCCGATACGCCGGCGGCGGGCCCGGCACATCACCGAACTTTCAACTGCAGCGAAGCGCTGAAGCGCGAGCAGTCACGAGGTCATGA
- the hydG gene encoding [FeFe] hydrogenase H-cluster radical SAM maturase HydG, which produces MSGLPGMKTSEGAVDFINDNLLTSLLTGPRAGSKEVKDTIAKSLAKQPLTLEETAILLRADEPELLEEIFHAARTLKETVYGNRVVLFAPLYIGNHCVNDCSYCAFQRSNPLAVRRTLTPSEVAEQVLSLEANGHKRLILVFGEHPSYDAQFIADQVRTVYATRNGHGEIRRVNVNAAPMDHEGYRLIKAAGIGTYQVFQETYHHDTYARVHPPHTRKGNYLYRLDALSRALESGCDDVGIGALFGLDDWRFEVLGLVAHAVHLRTRYGVGPHTISFPRLRPACGVTPGGVSPVSDDDFKRVIAVLRLAVPYTGLILTARENADLRRELLAFGVSQIDAGTRIEIGGYTETGDAQVMEREQFELGDVRPLDAVIRELLQDGYLPSFCTSCYRLGRTGEHFMEFAIPGFIKQFCTPNALTTLQEYLVDYASTETRAAGEALLQQELYRLEEGPLKTTLMDRLRQIRESAKRDLYF; this is translated from the coding sequence ATGAGTGGATTGCCCGGAATGAAAACGAGTGAGGGTGCCGTTGATTTCATCAACGACAACCTCCTCACGTCTTTGCTCACCGGACCCCGCGCCGGCAGCAAAGAGGTCAAGGACACGATTGCCAAGAGCCTGGCCAAGCAGCCGCTCACCCTCGAGGAGACGGCCATCCTGCTTCGCGCCGACGAACCCGAGTTGCTCGAGGAGATTTTCCATGCCGCCCGAACACTCAAGGAAACCGTTTACGGGAACCGGGTTGTGCTCTTTGCCCCGCTCTACATTGGGAACCATTGCGTCAACGATTGTTCTTATTGCGCCTTCCAGCGCAGCAATCCCCTGGCGGTGCGACGCACGCTCACGCCGTCGGAAGTCGCGGAACAGGTTCTTTCCCTGGAGGCGAACGGTCATAAGCGCCTCATCCTCGTCTTTGGAGAACATCCCAGCTACGATGCACAGTTCATTGCCGATCAGGTCCGTACGGTTTATGCCACGCGGAACGGGCACGGGGAGATCCGCCGGGTCAATGTGAACGCCGCGCCGATGGACCATGAAGGATACCGCCTCATCAAAGCGGCGGGTATCGGCACCTATCAGGTGTTCCAGGAGACGTACCATCATGACACCTACGCCCGGGTGCACCCGCCTCACACCCGCAAAGGCAATTACCTTTACCGCCTGGACGCGCTGAGTCGGGCCTTGGAATCCGGCTGTGACGATGTGGGGATTGGAGCACTCTTTGGTTTGGATGACTGGCGGTTTGAGGTTTTGGGGTTGGTGGCGCATGCCGTTCATCTCCGCACTCGCTACGGAGTGGGCCCGCACACGATCAGCTTTCCACGATTGAGACCGGCCTGCGGAGTGACCCCGGGCGGTGTCTCGCCGGTCAGTGACGACGATTTCAAAAGAGTGATCGCTGTTCTGCGGCTGGCCGTGCCTTACACGGGACTTATTCTCACAGCCCGGGAGAATGCCGATTTACGAAGGGAGCTCCTGGCGTTTGGCGTCTCCCAGATCGACGCGGGAACCCGGATTGAGATCGGCGGCTATACGGAAACGGGCGACGCGCAGGTGATGGAACGCGAGCAGTTTGAACTGGGCGATGTCCGGCCTTTGGATGCGGTCATCCGCGAATTGTTGCAGGACGGATACCTGCCGAGCTTCTGCACGTCTTGTTACCGGCTCGGGCGGACGGGCGAGCATTTCATGGAGTTCGCGATCCCGGGATTCATCAAACAGTTCTGCACGCCGAATGCATTGACCACCCTGCAGGAGTACCTGGTGGATTATGCCTCGACCGAAACGCGCGCTGCCGGAGAGGCATTGCTCCAGCAGGAATTGTATAGGCTCGAAGAGGGTCCGCTGAAGACAACACTCATGGACCGGCTTCGACAGATCAGGGAATCTGCAAAGCGCGACCTTTACTTTTGA
- a CDS encoding aspartate ammonia-lyase, with the protein MGTCRIEEDLLGTREVPGDALHGIYTERALENFPLACRPVNPALIQAYGAVKLACARTNHELGSWDDAKARAIETACKEMMEGRLNWSIVVDALQGGAGTSMNMNVNEVLANRSLQLLGKPLGDYHTVSPVEDINLHQSTNDTFPTALKVAAIRLLRGLQTEVIALLEEFQRKEKQLAHVVKMGRTEMQDAVLITLGREMGAYGEAFARDRWRIYKCEERLRAVNLGGTAIGTGLSAPRQYIFRVNEQLREITGLGLARADNLVECTQNADVFVEVSGILKANATNLLKVATDLRLLSSGPDAGLGEIRLPARQAGSSIMPGKVNPVIPEAVSQAAIVVMANDQAIAHACSMGNLELNAFLPLIADALLGSLDLLRNACRIFREYCVAGIEADEARCRAHVEGATATLTALVELLGYEQAQSVAAMARAERKGIREIVLEKGLLSSEEFDRLVSPQSVIRLGSPPPAEAS; encoded by the coding sequence ATGGGAACTTGTCGAATTGAAGAGGACTTGCTGGGGACCCGGGAAGTGCCGGGGGATGCCCTGCATGGGATTTACACCGAACGGGCGCTCGAGAACTTTCCCCTGGCGTGCCGACCGGTCAACCCGGCCCTCATCCAAGCCTACGGCGCAGTGAAACTCGCCTGCGCACGGACCAATCACGAGTTGGGCTCATGGGATGACGCCAAGGCACGCGCTATAGAGACGGCATGCAAGGAAATGATGGAGGGCCGACTGAACTGGTCGATCGTCGTCGATGCGCTTCAGGGCGGGGCGGGCACCTCGATGAACATGAATGTGAACGAGGTTCTGGCCAATCGGTCGCTGCAATTGCTGGGAAAGCCCTTGGGCGATTATCACACGGTCTCGCCGGTTGAGGACATCAACCTCCACCAATCCACCAACGATACCTTCCCCACCGCGCTGAAGGTGGCAGCCATCCGCCTTCTCCGGGGCCTTCAGACCGAGGTCATTGCCTTGCTCGAAGAGTTCCAACGCAAGGAAAAGCAACTGGCGCATGTGGTCAAAATGGGTCGGACGGAAATGCAGGATGCCGTGCTGATCACCCTGGGCCGTGAAATGGGCGCGTATGGCGAGGCGTTCGCCCGCGATCGGTGGCGCATTTACAAGTGCGAAGAACGTTTGCGCGCCGTGAATTTGGGCGGGACTGCGATTGGAACTGGGCTCTCGGCGCCGCGACAATATATTTTCCGCGTCAATGAACAGCTTCGGGAAATTACCGGCCTCGGTCTGGCGAGGGCGGATAACCTGGTCGAGTGCACGCAAAATGCCGATGTCTTCGTCGAAGTGAGCGGCATTCTGAAGGCCAACGCGACCAACTTGTTGAAGGTGGCCACGGACCTGCGCCTCCTGTCTTCGGGACCGGATGCCGGCCTAGGGGAAATCCGCCTGCCTGCACGGCAAGCCGGATCGTCCATTATGCCCGGGAAGGTCAATCCAGTTATTCCAGAAGCCGTCTCGCAGGCAGCGATCGTCGTCATGGCAAATGACCAGGCCATCGCTCACGCCTGCTCGATGGGAAATCTCGAGCTGAACGCGTTTCTGCCGTTGATCGCGGATGCCCTCCTGGGGAGCCTGGATCTGCTGCGAAACGCCTGCCGGATCTTCCGGGAATACTGCGTGGCGGGGATTGAGGCGGATGAAGCACGTTGCCGGGCTCATGTCGAAGGGGCAACGGCCACACTGACGGCGCTCGTGGAGTTGCTTGGCTATGAGCAGGCGCAGTCGGTGGCAGCGATGGCCCGCGCGGAACGCAAGGGGATTCGTGAAATTGTTCTGGAGAAGGGCCTCTTGTCATCTGAGGAATTTGATCGCCTTGTCTCGCCTCAGAGCGTGATTCGACTCGGCTCGCCACCACCCGCGGAGGCGTCATGA
- a CDS encoding 4Fe-4S binding protein, whose amino-acid sequence MQTECYVQTIKERCRVCYTCVRECPAKAIGISDGQARVIPERCIACGNCVRVCSQGAKRVLDQTEQVTHLLASNQKVAALVAPSFPAEFEECEYESVVGVLRSLGFSYVHEVGFGADLVARSYRELLESDLDGHHIASTCPALVSYVERYYPDLVPRLAPIVSPMLAQARVIHRLYGEDVPVVFIGPCIAKKGEAAIEELEGEVAAVLTFHELRHMMAEAGVSPDRVEPSDFDPPWSGPGGLFPISRGMLQAADITEDLMHSEIMSTHGRTEFVEAIHAVDSNSLDVRLLEILCCNGCIMGAGMSANTTMFRRRNRVGRYVEQHWTDFRKEQWSRDMARFADLDLSRGFQSYDQRVSQPSHEEVVTILARMGKLRPEDELNCGACGYDSCVQHAIAIHRRLAETEMCLPYTIEKLRLTVKELAVSHQQLISTQEALMHSERLASMGQLAAGVAHEVNNPLGVVLMYSHMLLEQVEQHPEWRDDLSMIVEQADRCKKIVVRLLHFARQNKVVLRTVDLCKLIQRAVKAYPVPANVRVKVEPTVTNPKVGLDPDQINQVLTNLFSNACDAMPEGGTLTIGIDGNDDKIWFSVRDTGIGIPRENLTKIFEPFFTTKQIGKGTGLGLAVTYGIVKMHRGDIEAVSNSDPAAGPTGTTFTVRLPRKGPEEQL is encoded by the coding sequence ATGCAAACTGAGTGTTATGTACAAACCATCAAGGAACGCTGCCGGGTTTGTTATACCTGCGTGCGGGAGTGCCCAGCCAAGGCCATTGGAATCTCCGATGGCCAGGCCCGGGTGATTCCGGAACGCTGCATCGCCTGCGGCAACTGCGTCCGTGTTTGCAGCCAGGGGGCGAAGAGGGTCCTTGATCAAACGGAGCAAGTTACTCATCTGCTCGCCTCAAACCAAAAGGTCGCCGCCCTCGTGGCGCCCAGCTTCCCGGCTGAATTCGAGGAGTGCGAGTACGAAAGTGTGGTCGGGGTGTTACGGTCGCTGGGCTTCTCTTACGTCCATGAAGTGGGGTTTGGCGCAGACCTGGTTGCGCGCAGCTATCGCGAGCTGTTGGAGAGCGATCTTGACGGCCATCACATTGCCTCGACCTGCCCCGCGCTTGTCAGCTATGTGGAACGGTATTATCCCGACCTCGTACCCCGGTTGGCCCCGATTGTCTCGCCGATGCTGGCACAGGCACGAGTAATCCACCGCCTCTATGGCGAAGACGTGCCGGTGGTATTCATCGGCCCCTGCATTGCCAAGAAGGGTGAAGCGGCCATCGAGGAATTAGAAGGCGAGGTCGCCGCGGTGCTGACCTTCCATGAACTTCGCCACATGATGGCCGAAGCCGGCGTCTCCCCTGACCGGGTCGAACCGAGCGATTTTGATCCACCCTGGAGCGGTCCCGGCGGTTTGTTTCCGATCAGCCGGGGAATGCTCCAGGCGGCCGATATCACCGAAGACCTGATGCACTCAGAGATTATGTCGACCCATGGCCGGACGGAGTTCGTCGAGGCGATTCATGCGGTCGACTCGAACAGCCTGGATGTCCGTCTGCTGGAGATTCTGTGCTGCAATGGATGCATCATGGGGGCCGGCATGAGCGCCAACACGACGATGTTTCGACGCCGCAATCGTGTCGGTCGCTATGTGGAACAGCATTGGACCGACTTCCGAAAAGAACAGTGGAGCCGGGATATGGCCCGTTTTGCCGACCTCGACCTGAGCCGCGGGTTCCAGTCTTATGACCAGCGGGTTTCTCAGCCCTCCCATGAAGAGGTGGTCACCATTCTTGCCCGAATGGGCAAACTCAGGCCCGAGGACGAACTCAACTGCGGGGCATGTGGTTATGATTCCTGTGTCCAGCATGCCATTGCCATTCACCGGCGGCTGGCCGAGACGGAGATGTGCCTGCCTTACACTATTGAGAAACTGCGCTTGACGGTCAAGGAACTTGCCGTCTCGCACCAGCAGTTGATCAGCACGCAGGAGGCCTTGATGCACTCGGAGAGGCTGGCGAGCATGGGCCAGCTCGCCGCGGGAGTGGCCCACGAGGTCAACAACCCGCTGGGCGTCGTCCTCATGTATTCCCATATGTTGCTGGAGCAAGTGGAGCAGCACCCGGAATGGCGCGATGACCTGTCCATGATCGTTGAACAGGCCGACCGCTGCAAGAAGATCGTCGTCCGCCTCCTGCATTTCGCACGACAGAACAAGGTGGTACTCCGGACCGTCGATCTGTGCAAGCTGATCCAGCGCGCCGTCAAGGCTTATCCTGTTCCGGCCAACGTGCGCGTGAAGGTGGAGCCGACCGTCACTAACCCCAAGGTGGGGCTTGATCCGGACCAGATCAACCAGGTCCTCACCAATCTTTTCAGCAATGCCTGCGATGCCATGCCGGAGGGGGGGACTCTGACCATCGGCATCGACGGAAATGACGACAAGATCTGGTTTTCAGTCCGCGACACCGGGATCGGGATTCCCCGGGAAAATCTCACCAAGATTTTTGAACCTTTCTTCACCACGAAACAGATTGGCAAGGGGACGGGGCTCGGGCTCGCGGTGACCTACGGAATTGTCAAAATGCACCGGGGCGACATCGAGGCCGTCTCTAACAGCGATCCGGCGGCCGGCCCGACCGGAACGACTTTCACCGTCAGACTCCCCCGGAAGGGTCCGGAGGAGCAGCTCTGA
- a CDS encoding amidohydrolase family protein, whose amino-acid sequence MKPVCSAMLLAGAVLWSGCNREHEPAADPALWAEIQQIRAIDNHAHPVRVVRNGPPDREFDALPVENLEPSSDPLNLRPNSPAVLEAEKQLYGSAERKASVMREKGESYPAWVLDQIGVDIMFANRVAMGPSIQPPRFRWVPYADALIFPLDNSRLAQQNPDRKAFFPLEDVLRQRYLEESGLKVLPATLSEYLTRVVTPTLERQRQGGALAEKFEAAYLRSLEFDHADRAAAERIYAQYAGRGTPPDTEYKALQDYLFRYIAAECGRLGMAVHLHTAAGGGSYFEVAGTNPLLLESVLEDPELRKTNFVMIHGGWPFTREITALLEKPNAYLDFSAEDLQLPPTALAADIRRWLEGVPEKVMFGTDAYPYSDQLGWEESGWIAARTGRQALALALTGMMRDGEISRERATELARMVLRENARRLYGL is encoded by the coding sequence ATGAAACCAGTCTGTAGTGCGATGCTGTTGGCCGGAGCCGTGCTGTGGTCGGGATGCAATCGCGAGCACGAGCCCGCCGCCGATCCGGCGCTCTGGGCGGAGATCCAGCAGATTCGTGCGATCGATAATCACGCCCATCCGGTGCGCGTGGTGCGGAACGGTCCACCGGACCGCGAGTTCGATGCGCTTCCCGTTGAAAACCTGGAGCCCTCTTCGGACCCGCTCAATTTGCGACCCAACTCGCCGGCGGTGCTGGAGGCCGAGAAGCAGCTCTATGGCTCTGCGGAGCGTAAAGCCTCCGTCATGCGCGAGAAAGGCGAATCCTATCCCGCGTGGGTGTTGGACCAGATCGGGGTAGACATTATGTTCGCCAACCGGGTGGCGATGGGCCCCAGCATCCAGCCGCCGCGCTTCCGCTGGGTGCCTTACGCCGATGCGCTGATCTTTCCGCTCGACAACTCCCGCCTGGCGCAGCAAAACCCAGACCGCAAGGCCTTTTTTCCACTGGAGGATGTCCTGCGGCAGCGGTATCTCGAGGAGTCCGGGTTGAAGGTGCTACCGGCGACACTCTCCGAGTACCTGACGCGCGTGGTAACGCCCACCCTCGAGCGGCAGCGGCAGGGCGGGGCCCTGGCTGAGAAGTTTGAGGCCGCCTACTTGCGTTCCCTCGAGTTTGACCACGCGGACCGGGCGGCGGCGGAGCGCATTTACGCGCAGTATGCCGGCCGGGGGACGCCGCCGGACACCGAATACAAAGCGCTTCAGGATTATCTGTTCCGGTACATCGCGGCGGAGTGCGGGAGGCTGGGGATGGCGGTCCACCTCCACACGGCGGCGGGAGGGGGGAGCTACTTCGAAGTGGCGGGAACCAATCCGCTGCTACTCGAATCGGTCTTGGAAGATCCGGAACTGCGAAAGACGAACTTTGTCATGATCCATGGCGGCTGGCCCTTTACGCGGGAAATCACCGCTCTCCTCGAGAAGCCCAATGCCTACCTCGACTTCTCGGCCGAGGATCTGCAGCTGCCCCCGACGGCGTTGGCGGCCGACATTCGCCGCTGGCTTGAGGGGGTGCCGGAAAAAGTCATGTTCGGAACCGATGCCTACCCTTACAGTGACCAGTTGGGTTGGGAAGAATCCGGGTGGATCGCCGCGCGCACTGGGCGGCAGGCACTGGCCCTCGCGCTCACGGGGATGATGCGCGATGGGGAGATTTCGCGCGAGCGCGCTACGGAGCTCGCTCGTATGGTGCTGCGCGAAAATGCCCGCCGGCTTTATGGCCTGTGA